The nucleotide sequence ACAAATCGGGCCTTAGGAAGCTATATTGGCCGATAAGTTGTGTTTAACAGCAGCGTGCCATACATTTACATAAGACTGAGCATTAATTGCTGAATATAGTTGAATATTAAACTTTTTTTTATTGTTCACAGTTAGTGGTTAGTAGCTAACAGCGCAGTTAGTATCGAGCTTCTCCTTGCGCTGCTCGTTTCCTTCTCCTTTTATTCATCGCCGACCGATTCTTTACCACTGCTTCGGTTTGTTTTAACCCATTACTGTGGCAAGGAACAAACCAAACGACGAGAGCTATAGCTCTGAGCAACCGCTCATCAATAGGGCCATAGAAATACTCTACGGCAAGTGGCGCTTACCAATCATCCTTTTACTGGGTCAGAAGACGCTTCGCTACACAGAATTAAAAGACCAGCTCCCCTCCGTTAGCGATAGAGTATTGGCCAAAGACCTGAGGGCATTGACAACATTGGGCGTGGTCCAGCGTAAGGTGTACGCTGAGGTCCCACCTCGGGTAGAGTACACCCTTACCGAACGCGGGCGGCTTGCCCTACCCATTTTTATCCAACTAAAAGAAATCGGCCGGATTTTTTCGACTTCGTCCGACGATCATTTCAATTAAGCAACCGATGGTTTCAACAGTGAAGTTTACCAACACCGGGCGATCCCAGTTCTTCTCGACTGTCCGCAAACGTGTAGATACGTATTTTACGGAAAACAATGTTTCCCCGAATGCAAACGGGGCTATGTGGACGAAAGCTATTTTTTTCCTGACAGGCTATGGCCTGCTATACGGCCTGATTTTATCGAATCAGTTTGGTGGATGGGCTATGCTGGGCATGGCAATGCTGCTGGGAACATTTGCGGCCTTCATTGGCTTTAACGTTGCGCACGACGCCGTGCACGGAGCATTCTCCCGCCACGGCTGGGTTAACCGGCTGCTTGGTTACAGCTTTTACCTGCTGGGCGCCAGTCCTTACGTTTGGCGAATTATGCACAACGTGGTTCATCATACGTATACCAACATTCCTGGTCATGACGAGGATATCGACGTAGCGCCGGGGCTTATCCGGCTCGATCCGGCTGATGAGGTTCGCCCCTGGCAAAAATATCAGCATCTGTATGCGTTTCCGCTTTACGGGCTGACATCGCTGGCCTGGGTGTTCCGGAAAGATTTCCTGAAGATGTTCAAGGATAAAATCGGTCAGTACGATACAACCCATGAGACCCATGAGTACGTGACCCTGTTCGTTACAAAAGCCGTTTACTATCTGTTGTTTCTGGCGCTTCCGTTGCTCGTGCTTGACGTTGCTTGGTGGCAGGTGCTAATTGGCTTTGTGGCCATGCACATTGTTGAAGGACTAGTGTTGGGGCTGGTATTTCAGCTGGCGCACGTGGTAGAAGGAACCTCGTTCCCGCTGCCAACGCCTAATGGTAATATTGAGGAAGCCTGGGCAATCCACCAATTGCGGACTACGGCCAATTTCGCGCCCCGCAGCGCTATTGCGGCTTTCTTTTGTGGCGGGTTAAACCGGCAAATTGAACATCATCTGTTCCCCAAGATCTGCCATATTCATTACCCGGCCATTACGGCTATTGTGAAACAGACCGCGCACGAGCACAATCTGCCTTACCTGGAAAGTCCTACGTTTTCTTCGGCGCTGGTTTCGCATTACCGATTCCTAAAACAAATGGGTCAAACGCCATCCACCCGTCTGACGTAGACTGTTAATCATCAACTCCTTTCGCTCATGGCCTCTCAAAAAGATCTTGACTTTACGTATTCGACGATCGATAAAATCTTTCGGTTGAGCATGGGCGAAACCGGCGATTATAGTGGTGCTATGTATAACGGTGATTTCTCACTGACACTCGAAGAGGCTCAGCGGCAGAAACACCAATTTATAGCGGACAGCCTGTCTATTGGTCCTGGCTCAAAGGTGCTCGATATGGGCTGTGGCTGGGGACCCTTTCTGACTTACATAAAAGGTCGGGGTGCCGACGGCCGGGGCGTTACGTTATCGCAGGGGCAGGCAGCGGCCTGCCAGCGCAACGGTCTGCGTGTGGATGTAAAAGACTGCCGCACCATCCGGCCCACCGATTACGGTCGGTTTGATGCGATCACCTGCATTGGCGGCATGGAGCACTTCTGTTCGATTGAACAATGGCAGGCAGGCCAGCAGGATGCCGTTTACGCTGATTTCTTTCAGCATGTAGCGGATTTACTGCCCGTGGGCGGCCGGTTTTATATGCAGACGATGGTGTTCAGCAAGAACATGCCGCCCTTCGAGCGTATTCGGCTGGATGCTGACCCGGACTCCGACGCTTATTATATGGCCCTAATGGTAGCGGAGTTTCCGGGATCCTGGCTACCTTACGGCCCTGAGCAGGTCATTCGCAATGCCGAGCCAAAGTTTAAGCTTATTTCGAAAAGCAGCGGACGGCTCGACTACATTGAAACCATTGGGCAGTGGCGCAAGCGCTTTCGAGCGTTCAGCCTGGAAAAGTACCTGACTTATGCCTCGCTTCTGCCCCAGTTACTAATCAATCCCGCTTTTCGGGGCCTGATTGCCACTTTCCGTAAAAGTCCGAACCGTGTCTGTTTCGAGCGCGAATTAATGGATCACTACCGGCTTGTGTTCGAGAAAGTGTAAACCGGAACCGTTTTAACCGAATACCTGATGCCATGAAAACGATCATGAATTTTATTTCGAAGATTACAGTGGCATTCCGGGCCGCTAACATTGGCGCTTATTTCGCACCTATGTTTCGACCCATGATTCTCGAACAGGAACGGCTGCGGCCAATCCGGATTGGGGTAAAAAATCAAAAAATCAATCAGTTAAACACAAGGCCAAACGGGGCGGAACGTCTCACCAGATTATGACCACGCCCATCAGCAGCCAGCGCCAGAGTCAGCTCCATCAGTTAATCGGGTCGCCCATTTTTGATCGAAATCGCCCGGACGACGGTGCCTGCGAGCAGACATTCGCGGAGTTAATCCGCCTGGTCGACGATCTGCTGCATCAGTCCGAAAAAGCCGGTCATCGAGTCGATTTCACAAACGGAGTGGGGGTGCATGGTAAAATACAGGACATTACGTCGCTGGTCGAGAGCATACGCCGGAGTGTTATTCCCCAGACGGGGCTTCCTGCTCATTTCGCTCCCGGCCAGTTTAACTGCTATTACGATGCCGGCAACGGCTATTTTGCCAATGGCGTTTTCTTTAGTGCCGATTACGACGCCGACGTAGCCTTTTTTGTGGATGAGCAGCGAATTTATTTGCGTCATCACATCGAACGGGCCGTGCAGGAGGCCGAGCAGCATCTGCTCAAACCGACTACCCCAACAACTCGGTTGTAATCGTTTCATTGAGTTGGCTTCTATTGTTCTTCCACTGTTCCCGCCCCCAATTCCGTAAACAGGGTTTGCCAGTACTGCGTTACGGTGGGGTTGTTTTGCTTTACCGATGCGTTCGGTTCAAAAGGTAAAATCATCGTAATCTCCGGGCTGCCAATTGGGTAGCGTTTAAGCTGTTCGGCATCGGCTTTCGCCCATTCATCGGCCTGCGCGTTGTCTTTGGGCGGCTTTACCTGAAAATCGCGTCGATTTGCTCCCTTTACGCTTTCGATCATGTCGCTCAGGTAATATACTTTTACCGTCGCGCCCGACTCGTTGGCTTTGGCAATTACGGGCAGGCTGGCCCAGATGTCGGTTTCCCGATTCGACGAGCCCGTATTCTGCTTCACCAACTGCTGCTGCACCCGCTGCCGGATCTGGGCTTTCTCGCGGGTCAGCATCAGTCCAAACTCAGTTTCGGCCGCTTCGCGGTCGGTGGGGCTGGCCGCGCTGACATCTTCCATCTCCGTACGGGTCGTCAGGTTCAGAACGCGAGCTTTAGCCGTGTTTTCATGAATGAAATAAACCGCCAGCTGATCGCCTTTCTGCCGGATGTTCTGTTCAATAATGTCGGTCAGCGCCTGTTGATACTTCTGGGCTACGAACGCGTTATTTACGTTAACACTGCGGGTTTTGTCTAGAAAGATCAGCGTATAAATCGGTTCACTGACAGCCGTTCGGGTCTTGTCTCCATCGCTGGAACAGGCCAGCATCGTAATCAGAAAAAAGCCGAGCACAGCCCGGCTAATCGTGTGCATACAGTTCATAAACAAATCGCCGACGTTTATCGGCCCGATAGTAACGCCTTCCGTAACGTGCTGTCGGCGGGGGCGTTATGATTCCAGTAATCAGATTGTAGGGTCGTCTTTAAAACGGCGCGTGAGGTCAGAACGTTGTCTTTGCTCTTATAGGTTTCTTCCCAGCCGACGATTTTATGCGGGAACTGGCCTTCGAACACGATCATCAGCGTTCGGTCGTCGGTTGGGTACTGAATCCGGTAAGCTTTCAGGAACTTGCCCGGATACAGAACACCCTTGTACGTATCCAACTTCGTCTGAGCCAGCAGGGGTTCGAGCTGTTTATGCCGTAACCGGGCTGCCATAGTGCCGGGAATGAGTTGTATCTCACCGACGGGTAACTTGTCCGGATCAAGCCGTATACGATTCCAGAGTTCATCTTCAAGCCAGGTTTTTGCCACCGAATACGCTTCGTTAACTTCTTTTTCGAAATACGATTTACCGGCAACCTGATACCCGTTGTTTTGATAGTTGAGCTGAATATAGCTGTGTCCGCACCACTCCTGCCCCGACGTGCTGACTTTAAGCGTATTCGGAAAGGCCGGGTTATGGATGGGCGTAAAGACAGATGTAAACAAGGAATAATCGTAAATGCCCGTTGCAAACTTCCTGATCATGTTAGTCTTCAGCACAGGTATCGCCTTATCGCGGCTGTCGGCCGTTTCGGATTTTACCTGCTTATCGGTTCGAAAATCTTCGGTCACAAAAATCAGCACAGCTTCGCCCGGATTGAGTACACCATACTGTGCCTGTTCGAGCCGGTAGCTGCTGAGTTCAGCTTTCCCGGCAAACCAATAGGCCGCAAACTGGACCGGGGCTGGCTCGGCGGGGCTGGCTACGTTGGACTTCTGCTGAAATACCGTTGCCTTCATAGCAAAGGCGAACACTACAGCCAGCGCCAGAATAATGAGCAGAAAATTTTTCGTGATTATTTGCTTCATAGCTAAATCAGGGTGTAGCGCCAACAGACGTGACCCGTTCCATTTGATGCAAAAGTCTGGTAGTTTAGCTTATCTTACAACTGTTTACCCAACCAGCCTTAGCACACATGCCTTTACGCTTACATTCTGTGGGTTTCCTGCTTATCGTTTTCAGCCAGCTTACATGGGCTCAGGTTGAAAAAGCGCCGGCTCGCCACGAAGGCGACGGCCCGTTCGGGCGGCTAATCATTCGGGGCGTTACGCTTATAAACAGCACGGGTGCGCCACCAGTTGGCCCGGTTGATATTGTGGTTGAAAAGGACCGGATTGTTCAAATCAAACTGGTTGGTTATCCCGGTGTTCCAATTGACGCAAAGAGCCGCCCTCAGGCTGCACTGGGCGATAAAGAATTGAACTGCGAGGGCATGTATCTGATGCCGGGTTTCGTGGATATGCACGGCCACATTGGCGGCAAAGATCAGGGCGCCCACGCAGAGTACGTCTTCAAACTCTGGCTCGGGCACGGTATTACAACCATTCGCGATCCAAGCTGCGGTAATGGTCTCGACTGGGTACTCGAACACCGCGCTAAAAGTGAACGTAACGAGATTACGGCCCCGCGCATCAAAGCCTATACGGTTTTCGGTCAGGGAGCAAAAGACCCGATCAGTACACCCGAACAGGCCCGCGCCTGGGTGCGTGATAACGCCAGGAAAGGAGCCGACGGCATCAAGTTTTTCGGTGCTGAACCCGCCATTTTCCGGGCCGCTCTGGACGAAAACAGAAAGCTTGGACTCCGGTCGGCCTGCCACCATGCGCAGCTGGAAGTAGCCCGGATGAACGCACTGGCAACCGCCAAAGCCGGACTGACGAGCATGGAACACTGGTACGGCTTGCCAGAAGCCTTGTTTGAGGACAAAACCATTCAGAACTACCCTGCCGATTACAATTACAATAACGAGCAGAACCGGTTCGAGGAAGCCGGCAATCTGTGGCAGCAGGCCGCTAAGCCTGGTACCGAGCGCTGGAACAAGGTCATAGACGAGCTGATCGCGCTGGATTTTACGCTCGATCCGACGTTCAACATTTACGAAGCCAACCGCGATCTGATGATGGCCCGCCGGGCCGAATGGCACGACGACTATACCCTGCCCAGTTTATGGCGGTTTTACGGCCCCAGCCGGATTTCGCACGGGTCCTACTGGCATAACTGGGGTACTGAGCAGGAAGTGGCCTGGAAGCGGAATTACCAGCTCTGGATGCAGTTCATTAACGAATACAAAAACCGGGGTGGCCGGGTCACAACGGGCTCCGATTCGGGGTTTATTTACCAGCTATACGGCTTTGCCTATATCCGCGAGCTTGAACTGCTGCGCGAAGCCGGTTTTCACCCGCTCGAAGTGATCCGGACGGCAACGCTGAAAGGGGCCGAAGCCCTCGGCATGGCCGATCAGATTGGCTCCGTGGAAGTAGGTAAACTCGCTGACTTCGTCATCATTGACCAGAACCCGCTGGCAAACCTGAAAGTACTTTACGGCACGGGGGCGATCCACCTCAACGCCAAGAACGAAGTTGAACGCATTGGCGGGGTTACGTACACGGTTAAAGACGGCGTTGTGTACGATGCGAAAAAACTCTTAGCTGATGTGCGGAAGATTGTAGCAGATGCCAAGCAAAAAGAAAACTTTGAGATCACGCAGCCGGGTATTGCGCCGAAGCCAGGTAAAGTGTCCGGCGGGAATAAATAAAAACTGGCTTCATCGCGCTTCGTAACTACCAGATACAATCAAACGCCCAAAGCAGGCCATAGTAGCTTGCTTTGGGCGTTTGATTCGGCGGAATACGCAATTACTTACTGGAAGAGCTATCGCCGTTCAGCCAGACAACTTTCTGTTCGGGCGTATGTTCCTGACCGAGAATGTCCCGGTATAGATCTGGCCGTCGGGCATTTCGGTACCGATGGCCACCAGCCTGTTTGAGCTTATCGGGTGTACAAACGGCCGTAACCACGTCATTGCCTAACACGCGACACTCAGCCAGCACATCGCCAAAGGGGTCCAGAATCATCGAGCAGCCATTCTTTAACTGATCGTCGTCCATGCCGATTGGGTTGGAGAAGACAACATATACGCCGTTGTCATAGGCACGGGCGGGTAGCCATTTCATCAGCCAGGCACGGCCCTTCAGTCCGTCAAATTCCAGACGCAGTGACGTAGGGTCATTTTCCCGATTCGCCCATAAAGCCGGATCGGCAAAGCCCGCACCAGGGCGGGTAGACGGCGTCATCATCGTTACGTGCGGCATAAAAATCACGTCGGCACCCAGCAGGGCCGTTGCACGGACGTTTTCCACTACATTGTTATCGTAACAGATCAGAATCCCGCATTTCCAGCCCAGCAAATCAAAAACAACGTATTCGTTCCCCGGCAGAATATGCGGATTGATAAACGGATGCAGTTTACGATACTTGGCGACCAGCCCGTTTTTATCGACGCAGACGTAGGCCTTAAACAACTGATCGTCCCGGTCTTTCTCAAACAGCCCCGCCAGCACGGCGATATCATTATCCCGGGCAATCTGGGTTAATGCCTGAACGCTTTCACCTTCGGGGATATACTCGGCAATGGCCAGCATCTGTTCTTTCGACAGATTCCGGGCGAAGGTATAGCCCGTAATGGAGCATTCGTGAAAGGCAACCACCTGCGCGCCCTGCTGGGCGGCTTTCGCCGACAGGCTACGAATAACTCCCAGATTATAGGTTTTATCGCCACTGGCATTTTCAAACTGAGCGGTGGCAATCTTCAGATTTTGCATCAGACTAAAGCGATTAACGACTTCGGTTGCACAGGAAAGCAGCCGGTTCAGACCGATTACTGTTTGTTGCTGTCAACGGCCAGGCGCTGGTCCCGATTGGCGACTTCCCAGGCCGTAAAGAATACCAGCCGGGCCGACCGTTCAGCCAGTTTGAAATCAATTTTTTCAACGTCGTCGGTCGGGCGGTGATAATCTGCATGTAGACCGTTGAAATAGAAAACAATGGGAATCCGGTGCTTGGCGAAGTTGTAATGATCGGACCGGTAATAGATGCGCTGTGGGTCTTTGGGATCGTTGTATTTGTAATCCAGCTCCATCTTAACGGATTTCTCATTCGCGTCTTCGCTGATTTTGTGCAGCTCGGATGACAGCTTATCCGATCCGATTACGTAGATATAGTTGTCGTTTTTCCCCTGGTGCAGGTCATCGACCCGGCCGACCATATCGATGTTGAGGTCACAGACGGTGTTTTCGAGTGGCAAGACCGGATTCATGTCGGCGTAATATTCCGATCCCAGCAGTCCTTTTTCTTCACCCGTTACGGTCAGGAACAGAATTGACCGGCGCGGGCCTTTGCCGGCGGCTTTAGCTTTGGCAAACGCCTGGGCAATTTCCAGCACCGACACCGTACCCGATCCATCGTCGTTGGCCCCGTTGTTAACCTGCCCATCGGCACTAACGCCAATGTGGTCATAGTGCGCCGAGATAATCATAATCTCGTCTTTTTTGTCGGAGCCTTCGATGAACCCCAGTACGTTCGACGACTGCACCTGTTCTTCGATGCGTTCGGCCTTAATGGCCACAGTGCCCGTCAGCTTTGGTAATTGAGTACCGGTTGAGCGGGTATATAACCGACTCGCTTCGTTAAACTGGCTGGTTGTTACGTTGAGCAATGCAGCCGCCATATCCGGCGAAATCAGAAAAACGCCAACGGAGCCTACGTCCTCCGTGCCGGGTTTTAACCCTAACCGATTGAATCGGCCCATCAGGGCGCCCCGCTGGGCAAGAACCCGTTGAAAACCGGCGGCCGAGTCGGCCGAGACGATGAAAATCTGAGCGGCCCCTTTTTCCTTCGCCAGCGCAGCCTTCGCCCGCCAGCCGTTCCCTCCGCCCCACTTGCTGGAACTGCTCGTGGCGTCAACCCGCGATTTGCCGTCTTCGGTTTTGGGCTCGTCGTCCAGCAGCACAACGGCCTTGCCTTTTACGTCAAGATCGCCATATTCGTTGAGGGTATTGTCGTTGATTCCATAGCCTACGAACACGGTTTCGTACGGCGTTTCGGTCGGCACACTTAGCAGGCCATTGGTCACGAAATCTTTCAGGTAGGCGAACCGTTTACTGCCCGCGCTGACGTAAAAATCACCCCAGGTCTTCTTATAAAGCGTAAACGGTTGCTGATAGCCCAACTTACCGTCGGCCGTTTTAACGAGCGGTTTCAGGCCATTGGCCGCAAACTGCCCGGCAATGTACTCAGCGGCTTTACGCTGGCCGGGCGTACCGGTTTCCCGCCCCTGCATATCGTCGGCGGCCAGAATCCTGAGGTGTTTTTCGAGGTCAGCCGCCGTAATGGTTTCGGCAAATTTTTGTTGAGCCTGGCTCAGAAACGGCAGGCACATTAAACCGGCCGCCAGTGTTGATGTTAGGAAATTCATTCAGGAGATAATTGAAAACTTTTCGGTCAGAAGTGTTTCGGGACAATGCCCTTTGTTTAACGAACGTAACGGGAAAATCGGTTAAACGAACTCCCTATTTTGGTCTGGTAAATATACTACAGAACGAGGTTAAGCCGGTTCGGGTACGGATTTTGATGGATACAGCATAATCCAGTCCAGCTAACGCGGCTTTTAATTTGTTACGTCAGTTCACGCTGGCGTTTATCGGGCAAATTCGCGTAGTTTTAATCATCTTTTACTGCCTTTGTTTCCTGTTCATGAGTGAAAACCTGTATACCGAGGAGTACACCGCGTATCAACTGGAGCGCAGCGCTTTCCGCCAGTGGGTCCGCAACAACCTGTATATCAAAAACATGATCCGGTTCACCACCGGACCGACCATTGATTTTGGTTGTGGCGTGGGCGAAGTGCTGGAACAGTTGCCGGCCGGATCGCTTGGACTGGAAATCAATGAAACAACAGTAGCGTATTGCCAGAGCCGGGGGCTGAACGTTCGTTTGTATGACCCCGAAGCCGATGATTACCAATTCCGTGGCCTGATACCGGGACAGTTCAAATCGCTGCTGATGGCCCACGTGCTCGAGCACCTCACCAACCCACAGGAAGTAATCCGGAAACTCCTGACCACAGGCGAACGACTCGGCATCGACCGGTTTATTTTCGTGGTGCCTGGCGTTAAAGGCTTTCGGCACGATGCAACGCACCGAACCTTTCTTGACCGGGACTTTTTTGTAAAACATGGATTAACCACCTACGGCTCGTATCATCTGATTCATCAGAAGTACTTCCCGCTCAACTCAAAAGCATTTTCGCGCTACTTCACCCATAATGAACTGGTATCGGTTTATGAAAGAGCTAAGGCAAATTCAGACAGTTAAGTAGTCAGTAGCCGCAGCTTCTGAACAGCGTTCGGCAGGTGGCCTTTCAGCGAATCGGTAAGGGCGCAGTAGAGCAAATTCAGGCGGATGATCGTCTTAGCCTGAGCTACGCGCCGAGCCTGCTGCCAGCCTTTGCGGGCACATTCATCGGCCAGTTGGTTGAACAGTTGAATTTCTTCCTCAAACCGCAGCCGGTTCTGCGTGTACTCTACGGTTGCATTTGAGCCATGCCGACGATAAGCATAGGCTACTTCGTTGATGCCTATAAAAGTGTGCTCCTTTAGCAGCAGATGCGTCGTCAGGTCAAAATCCAGCACAAACCGCCAGTCGGACGAGAAACGCAGTTCGCCAAGCCTGGATTTCTGGTAGCAGATCGTGGGGCAAAAAATGAAATTTCCGCGCAGCAAACGCGTCAGCGCGGCTTCGCCAGTTAGCTGGGTATAAGGCCCTACCGGCTGCGGCTGAATGAAGCGCTTGACCCGATCGGGTAACGAAAAGCTCGGCTGCCCGTTTTCATCAACCACGCTTGCCTGACAATAATACAGCGTTGCGTCTGGATGATCGGCAACAGCCTGCATAACGACGGCTGTGTAGTTTGGCAACAGCTCATCATCGGCGTGTAATAACGTTACCAGGGGTGTATCGGCGCGGTCGAGGCAGGCGTTCCAGTTGCCGGCCATGCCCATATTGCGCTCGTTGTGCACAAGCGTCACGCGGGAGTCGGCGAAGCGGGCAACCAGCGCATCCAACGCAGGGTCGGGGCCACCATCGTTACTGATCAGCAGTTTCCAATCTGACTGAGTCTGGCTGAAAACGCTCTGAATTGCCTTCTCCAGCAGGTCCAGGCCCCGATAATAGGGTATGGCAAACGTTAGCTGCGGAGAGGCCATAATTAAACGACATTAGGCCGTAGCATCCGGCTTTTTACTCTGATCAATGGCCATTTGCCGGATGATCTCCGTCTGCGTCGCTTCAATTTTCTTCAGCTTTGAGTATAACACCAGGAGCGTGATAAAGAAAATAACGGCGCCAACGTAAAGCACCAGATCCGTGCCGCGACCCACGCCGAGGGCATTCGCAATTACGTTACTGGCATCCGGAAACAGAATCAGTCCGATACCTACCGCTGAAATCAGAATCAGCGAGATGCGGTAAACCGTCTTGTCGTGGAGCCGGGTCACAAACCGCAGAATCAGTAACAGAAGCGGTAGCGCCAGCAGGATCTTAATGGGTGTCATAAAGCTGCCAGAAAAGCGGTTAAAGAATCTTTCTGAGAATCAGATCAATTAAAATATGAAATGAGTTGAGCGAACTCTGCCCTTTAGCCCACGAATATTCGCTATACGTAATGTGAACGGGGACTTCGGTCAATCGTAGGTGCGCCTGCCGGATGAGCGACAGAATCTCCGTTGCGTGGGCCATCCGGTTCTCCGTAATGCGAATCGCCTGAGCCGCCGACCGGCTGAACGCCCGAAAGCCATTGTGTGCATCGGTCATCCACATACCCGTCAGCAGGCCATTCACCAAAACGGCCGCTTTGAGCAACACCCGTCGACTGGCCGGAACGGCCCGGATGTCTTCTTTCCGTTGAAAACGGGTGCCGGTCGTTACGTCGGCCTCGCCGGCCAGAATGGGAGCCAGCAAACTGTCGATATCCCGAAAATTATGCTGCCCATCCGCGTCGAAATGCACAATGTAATCAGCGCCCTGTTGCAGTGCGTAGGTCATGCCTGTTTGCAGGGCCGCCCCCTGCCCTAAGTTGATAGGGTGACGCAGATAATGTATTCCCAGGTCAGCCACCGCCTGCTTCGTCTGATCGGTTGAACAGTCATCCACCAGCACAACCGAATAGCCCGCCATCAGCAGGGGCATAAGCGTATTGCGCACAACCTTACCTTCGTTGTAGGAGGGAACAACGATGAAAACGGAAGCGGGGTCAACCTCCCGGCCGATGGAAGCAGGCTGCGGGTTCATCAGTTATTGATCCGATAAATTTTCAGACTTCCCAGTTCATTGAGCAGGGTCATGCAACGGGTTTCGACCGGCTGCTTTACCTCTTCAAACACTATATACTTAACGTTCAGTTTCTTTAGTTTAGGCGAACATGGGTCAATGTAAACACCATACGCATCGTAGCTGCCGCCGTTGTCGATAATTGTTGTGTCGGTGGGATTGGGATACGACCGATAGACCGAATGGGCATAGCGATTATATACCGTATCCCGTTTAGCGGTCGGGTCAATCACCCGCATAGTCGCAAAGTTCGGCGTGTATTTTACCCCGCTTACCTGCTTTACGCCGGTAGCTCCGACCAGATACGTCAGGTAATTATTTCCGAAAACCACCCAACGGGCCTCGGGGTCCTGCTGCCGAATACTCTCGACGGCCCGGTACAGAACGTTCTCGGTAACGGGCGATAATCCTTTGGCTAATGGGTTAACACTCAGGTTCGGCAACAAAGCGATCACGATGCCCACGCAAAACAGTATTTGCCGATACGAGAATGACCAGACCGGTATGAGCAGAGCGTTCAGTACGCCGAAATAAACGGCCCCCATCACCAACTGATCGGTGCGGAAGAAACCAGGCGCGTCGGTATAATTCTGATAGGCTGCAATGACAACGGTTGCCACGGCTGCAGCAACGACCAGCCCCCGAACGGCCGACGATACATTGACGGCTGTTCGGCGTGTATCGCCCAGAAACAGGATGGTCAGCAGCACGTTCCCCAGACCAAAGGGTATCTGAGCACGTCGGGTAGGACTGGTGCTCATCAGGGTTAGTTTACTCAGCCATTCGGGAAAGCCGACTTCAATCCAGAGCCAGCCGAACAAGACAAACAGGGCAACGCCCGCCAGGGTATAATCCACTTGCCGGGTCGTACCCCACTGGTAAGCCAGCCAGATCAGGATAATCGGCGCAAAGGTCAGGTAATGGGATAACTCGCAGATGTTCAGCCACGTAGCTGGGAAATGCTGATCGGAGATAAAGAAGCTGTTGAAATACTCCGAAAACCAGTTGCCTACAAACCCCGTCCCGCCGTATTCGACCCGCTTACCAGGATAGGCCGTATTCAGCATCAAATCGAGCGTGGGTTTAGCATCCCGGTAGTATAAAAAACCAACGATACCTATCAGACCCAGCGTAACCAGAACACCTGCACCCTTAACGGGCAGATTGGCAAACAGATCGGTCCGCTTGCGGTTCAGCACATACCCAACCAGCAAAAAAGCCATCAGATACGCCAGCGGCACCTGATAAGGCGGGTAAAGGTGCGACGCAAAATATAGACTTCCCCAGGCTGCCAGAATGGCCCCAATGATTACCTGACGAGTTGTTTCGCCGTAAAGCAGATAGAT is from Spirosoma taeanense and encodes:
- a CDS encoding DUF7657 domain-containing protein translates to MPHVEETESKASDPGREAKTYSKSNGKCRDGYSTFGLQERTPIRSSPPAPTSSSLLIQFDRRVKWFTGICVGLFLILTLLKLHGSSVAMWNQIVPDGSDPKRGLVAGRAKAIRVDEYGVLTPYMLSQAQNDFALQNEALGGGSVPLVLGVPAKHFITFFRPHFWGFFVLDTERGFAWWWNFKVFGILLSAFFLCLLLTKNNFWLSLFGGFWILLSSGTLWWFSTGLTEMIIGACLLPVAVIYLLYGETTRQVIIGAILAAWGSLYFASHLYPPYQVPLAYLMAFLLVGYVLNRKRTDLFANLPVKGAGVLVTLGLIGIVGFLYYRDAKPTLDLMLNTAYPGKRVEYGGTGFVGNWFSEYFNSFFISDQHFPATWLNICELSHYLTFAPIILIWLAYQWGTTRQVDYTLAGVALFVLFGWLWIEVGFPEWLSKLTLMSTSPTRRAQIPFGLGNVLLTILFLGDTRRTAVNVSSAVRGLVVAAAVATVVIAAYQNYTDAPGFFRTDQLVMGAVYFGVLNALLIPVWSFSYRQILFCVGIVIALLPNLSVNPLAKGLSPVTENVLYRAVESIRQQDPEARWVVFGNNYLTYLVGATGVKQVSGVKYTPNFATMRVIDPTAKRDTVYNRYAHSVYRSYPNPTDTTIIDNGGSYDAYGVYIDPCSPKLKKLNVKYIVFEEVKQPVETRCMTLLNELGSLKIYRINN